One window from the genome of Entelurus aequoreus isolate RoL-2023_Sb linkage group LG04, RoL_Eaeq_v1.1, whole genome shotgun sequence encodes:
- the xrcc3 gene encoding DNA repair protein XRCC3 isoform X1 produces the protein MSSWRQLELHPRIIGALRKADIKSVRDVLCMSGPDLQRLTSLSASDVQRLLTSAALACRRQSPLPVLVLHRRECHTLESGLRLSTGCPLLDRLLRGGLPVGGVTELSGESGVGKTQLALQLCLSVQYSTQHGGLNSGAVFVCAEDAFPSRRLQQLIREQSSFRPDVPSHVTNSLHFSDHVYVEHAADLVGVLMALHSCLTHRVPLLLARGLVRFVAVDSVASLFRSEFGVADWLERTRELLTVSSKLHYLSHEFNTPVLCINQVTDIFSNSEEHFGPSSSTVGPALGLAWANQVMVRLMMQRLNATVIKGNQNSALRRLEVVFAPHLARTGQDAAVWKEGVQGVETGLMLNMQ, from the exons ATGTCCTCATGGCGGCAGCTGGAGCTTCACCCGAGGATCATCGGCGCCCTGAGGAAAG CTGACATCAAGTCCGTCAGGGACGTGTTGTGCATGTCAGGTCCAGATCTGCAGAGACTCACCTCCTTGTCAGCCTCTGACGTCCAGCGGCTGCTAACGTCCGCTGCACTGGCCTGCAGGCGACAGAGCCCGCTACCAG TTCTTGTGTTGCATCGACGCGAGTGTCACACGTTGGAGTCTGGTCTCAGACTCAGCACAGGCTGCCCTCTGTTGGACCGGCTGCTGAGAGGAGGTCTTCCTGTCGGCGGCGTCACTGAGCTGTCAGGAGAGAGCGGCGTCGGGAAGACCCAGCTGGCTCTGCAACTCTGTCTCTCTGTACAGTATTCCACACAACATGGGGGGTTGAATTCAG gagctgtgtttgtgtgtgcggagGACGCGTTTCCCAGCAGACGTCTGCAGCAGTTGATCAGAGAACAGTCGTCCTTTCGCCCTGATGTCCCTTCACATGTGACCAACAGCCTTCACTTTAGTGACCACGTTTATGTCGAGCACGCTGCTGATCTGGTAGGTGTTCTG ATGGCTCTTCACTCGTGTCTGACACATCGCGTGCCCCTCTTGCTGGCTCGTGGTCTGGTCCGGTTTGTGGCCGTTGACTCGGTGGCATCTCTATTCAGGTCAGAGTTTGGAGTGGCTGATTGGCTAGAGAGGACAAGGGAGCTACTGACGGTCTCCTCAAAGCTGCATTACCTTAGTCACGAATTTAATACTCCTGTTCTCTGCATCAACCAG GTGACTGATATCTTCAGTAACTCAGAAGAACATTTTGG TCCTTCTTCCTCAACAGTGGGCCCGGCTTTGGGCTTAGCTTGGGCCAATCAGGTGATGGTTCGTCTGATGATGCAGCGTCTCAATGCAACAGTTATCAAGGGCAACCAGAACAGCGCCCTGCGCAGGTTGGAGGTAGTGTTTGCACCTCACCTGGCTCGAACAGGTCAAGATGCCGCAGTGTGGAAGGAGGGCGTCCAAGGAGTTGAGACTGGACTAATGTTAAACATGCaatga
- the xrcc3 gene encoding DNA repair protein XRCC3 isoform X2, which produces MSSWRQLELHPRIIGALRKADIKSVRDVLCMSGPDLQRLTSLSASDVQRLLTSAALACRRQSPLPVLVLHRRECHTLESGLRLSTGCPLLDRLLRGGLPVGGVTELSGESGVGKTQLALQLCLSVQYSTQHGGLNSGAVFVCAEDAFPSRRLQQLIREQSSFRPDVPSHVTNSLHFSDHVYVEHAADLMALHSCLTHRVPLLLARGLVRFVAVDSVASLFRSEFGVADWLERTRELLTVSSKLHYLSHEFNTPVLCINQVTDIFSNSEEHFGPSSSTVGPALGLAWANQVMVRLMMQRLNATVIKGNQNSALRRLEVVFAPHLARTGQDAAVWKEGVQGVETGLMLNMQ; this is translated from the exons ATGTCCTCATGGCGGCAGCTGGAGCTTCACCCGAGGATCATCGGCGCCCTGAGGAAAG CTGACATCAAGTCCGTCAGGGACGTGTTGTGCATGTCAGGTCCAGATCTGCAGAGACTCACCTCCTTGTCAGCCTCTGACGTCCAGCGGCTGCTAACGTCCGCTGCACTGGCCTGCAGGCGACAGAGCCCGCTACCAG TTCTTGTGTTGCATCGACGCGAGTGTCACACGTTGGAGTCTGGTCTCAGACTCAGCACAGGCTGCCCTCTGTTGGACCGGCTGCTGAGAGGAGGTCTTCCTGTCGGCGGCGTCACTGAGCTGTCAGGAGAGAGCGGCGTCGGGAAGACCCAGCTGGCTCTGCAACTCTGTCTCTCTGTACAGTATTCCACACAACATGGGGGGTTGAATTCAG gagctgtgtttgtgtgtgcggagGACGCGTTTCCCAGCAGACGTCTGCAGCAGTTGATCAGAGAACAGTCGTCCTTTCGCCCTGATGTCCCTTCACATGTGACCAACAGCCTTCACTTTAGTGACCACGTTTATGTCGAGCACGCTGCTGATCTG ATGGCTCTTCACTCGTGTCTGACACATCGCGTGCCCCTCTTGCTGGCTCGTGGTCTGGTCCGGTTTGTGGCCGTTGACTCGGTGGCATCTCTATTCAGGTCAGAGTTTGGAGTGGCTGATTGGCTAGAGAGGACAAGGGAGCTACTGACGGTCTCCTCAAAGCTGCATTACCTTAGTCACGAATTTAATACTCCTGTTCTCTGCATCAACCAG GTGACTGATATCTTCAGTAACTCAGAAGAACATTTTGG TCCTTCTTCCTCAACAGTGGGCCCGGCTTTGGGCTTAGCTTGGGCCAATCAGGTGATGGTTCGTCTGATGATGCAGCGTCTCAATGCAACAGTTATCAAGGGCAACCAGAACAGCGCCCTGCGCAGGTTGGAGGTAGTGTTTGCACCTCACCTGGCTCGAACAGGTCAAGATGCCGCAGTGTGGAAGGAGGGCGTCCAAGGAGTTGAGACTGGACTAATGTTAAACATGCaatga
- the xrcc3 gene encoding DNA repair protein XRCC3 isoform X3: protein MSGPDLQRLTSLSASDVQRLLTSAALACRRQSPLPVLVLHRRECHTLESGLRLSTGCPLLDRLLRGGLPVGGVTELSGESGVGKTQLALQLCLSVQYSTQHGGLNSGAVFVCAEDAFPSRRLQQLIREQSSFRPDVPSHVTNSLHFSDHVYVEHAADLVGVLMALHSCLTHRVPLLLARGLVRFVAVDSVASLFRSEFGVADWLERTRELLTVSSKLHYLSHEFNTPVLCINQVTDIFSNSEEHFGPSSSTVGPALGLAWANQVMVRLMMQRLNATVIKGNQNSALRRLEVVFAPHLARTGQDAAVWKEGVQGVETGLMLNMQ, encoded by the exons ATGTCAGGTCCAGATCTGCAGAGACTCACCTCCTTGTCAGCCTCTGACGTCCAGCGGCTGCTAACGTCCGCTGCACTGGCCTGCAGGCGACAGAGCCCGCTACCAG TTCTTGTGTTGCATCGACGCGAGTGTCACACGTTGGAGTCTGGTCTCAGACTCAGCACAGGCTGCCCTCTGTTGGACCGGCTGCTGAGAGGAGGTCTTCCTGTCGGCGGCGTCACTGAGCTGTCAGGAGAGAGCGGCGTCGGGAAGACCCAGCTGGCTCTGCAACTCTGTCTCTCTGTACAGTATTCCACACAACATGGGGGGTTGAATTCAG gagctgtgtttgtgtgtgcggagGACGCGTTTCCCAGCAGACGTCTGCAGCAGTTGATCAGAGAACAGTCGTCCTTTCGCCCTGATGTCCCTTCACATGTGACCAACAGCCTTCACTTTAGTGACCACGTTTATGTCGAGCACGCTGCTGATCTGGTAGGTGTTCTG ATGGCTCTTCACTCGTGTCTGACACATCGCGTGCCCCTCTTGCTGGCTCGTGGTCTGGTCCGGTTTGTGGCCGTTGACTCGGTGGCATCTCTATTCAGGTCAGAGTTTGGAGTGGCTGATTGGCTAGAGAGGACAAGGGAGCTACTGACGGTCTCCTCAAAGCTGCATTACCTTAGTCACGAATTTAATACTCCTGTTCTCTGCATCAACCAG GTGACTGATATCTTCAGTAACTCAGAAGAACATTTTGG TCCTTCTTCCTCAACAGTGGGCCCGGCTTTGGGCTTAGCTTGGGCCAATCAGGTGATGGTTCGTCTGATGATGCAGCGTCTCAATGCAACAGTTATCAAGGGCAACCAGAACAGCGCCCTGCGCAGGTTGGAGGTAGTGTTTGCACCTCACCTGGCTCGAACAGGTCAAGATGCCGCAGTGTGGAAGGAGGGCGTCCAAGGAGTTGAGACTGGACTAATGTTAAACATGCaatga
- the LOC133648809 gene encoding protein Z-dependent protease inhibitor-like — translation MKKPQEAMRPSLLMTLVVVLSLLVPLRSQPAIDGPVQDLINKNSDFATRLYRALASRTDNNILLSTVSVSHGLSALLGATGGSSQDQLQQVLGLAGLDLQSFPELFQSMKTVLLGGGALNLKHGVALFPDLSIQVSTSYLDLVQTKYGETVKSLAYSTPQEAADTINNWVQQQTGDQVQDLVADLDPQTQLMLATATLYQGRLSQAFNASVTQDERFFVDKYHVVMVPMMFRADKYFLAYDRSLKVGVLKLPMVDETAMLVVLPDENVDINAVEEEVTAEKIQSWIRQLKKTKLEVQLPRFLLDNSYSLRDVLRTLGMVQVFQDDADLSNMGAAEGTKLSQVFHKAILSVNESGGNDTSEGGSQVFSTPPPRLTINRPFIFVVYHQTSGGVLLMGRLLDPTKK, via the exons ATGAAGAAGCCTCAAGAag CAATGAGGCCCTCGCTCCTCATGACTTTGGTCGTTGTACTCAGCCTCCTGGTTCCGCTTCGCAGTCAGCCAGCCATTGATGGGCCGGTTCAGGACCTGATCAACAAAAACTCGGACTTCGCTACTCGGTTGTATCGTGCGCTTGCCAGCCGCACAGACAACAACATCCTCCTGTCCACAGTCTCGGTATCACACGGCCTGTCAGCGCTGCTCGGCGCCACGGGTGGGTCGAGCCAGGACCAGCTACAGCAAGTGCTTGGTTTGGCCGGACTGGATCTTCAAAGCTTCCCAG AACTATTTCAATCGATGAAAACTGTTCTGCTTGGGGGCGGGGCCCTTAACCTGAAACATGGTGTGGCCCTTTTTCCCGACCTGAGCATCCAGGTGTCAACGTCATACCTGGACCTGGTTCAAACCAAGTACGGGGAGACTGTTAAGAGCCTGGCCTATTCAACGCCGCAGGAAGCTGCTGACACGATCAACAACTGGGTCCAGCAGCAGACCGGGGACCAGGTGCAGGATTTGGTGGCTGACCTTGACCCCCAGACGCAGCTGATGCTTGCAACTGCCACCCTTTACCAAG GTCGGTTAAGTCAGGCCTTCAACGCCAGCGTCACTCAGGATGAACGTTTCTTTGTGGACAAGTACCACGTGGTCATGGTTCCAATGATGTTCAGGGCAGACAAATACTTCCTGGCGTACGATCGCTCGCTCAAAGTGGGTGTGTTGAAGCTGCCAATGGTAGACGAAACAGCCATGTTGGTTGTGCTGCCTGATGAAAATGTGGACATCAATGCAGTGGAAGAGGAAGTGACAGCAGAAAAAATCCAGTCTTGGATCCGGCAGCTGAAGAAGAC GAAGTTGGAGGTGCAGTTACCACGTTTCCTGTTGGACAATTCCTACTCTCTTAGGGATGTTCTGCGGACTCTGGGGATGGTCCAAGTGTTCCAGGATGACGCAGACCTGAGCAACATGGGTGCCGCTGAAGGCACCAAACTTTCGCAG GTGTTTCATAAAGCCATCCTGTCAGTTAACGAGAGTGGTGGTAATGATACATCTGAAGGCGGATCCCAAGTCTTCTCCACTCCTCCTCCTCGACTCACCATCAACAGACCTTTCATCTTTG